In Balaenoptera acutorostrata chromosome 8, mBalAcu1.1, whole genome shotgun sequence, the genomic stretch CCCCAATTTTCAGAGACTAGGAATCTTATCTCACCTGTGAAGACAGATGCCACTTTTATGTATCTGTAGCACTTATTGCTGCCGCCATGAACTTGGCAATTGCTGTCTTACGATGTCTCACAGTTTACGTACTCTTGGCTTGACTTCTTTCAGAGATGTGACTGTCTTACTGCTTTATATTCCCTACGGTGCTATCCAGAAAGGCTGTGCTGAGCCTGTATCTGTTGATTTAATTTGAGTGGAATTCAGCGAGATGTTCTTAGCACTCAATCCTAGCTCACACCATAACGGTACCCGGAGTGTTTAGAATGTGCTTCAGGACCTTGCAGAGCCCCAGCTCCAACAGTATGTGCAGCAGCCGCTAATGGACAGTGGACATGACGTTAATGCCAGTGAACCCCAGGCTAGTACTTCCCCTCTGCctggcattgttctaagtgctctACTTATATTATGTGATTTGGTCCTGCAAACAACCCTTTAAGGTGGGTACTGTTATTTATCCTCAGGctgacagatgaggaacctgGGGCCCAGAGAGAGAAGAACGGTGCCCAAGGTTATACAGCTGGGGAGCAgtagattcaaacccaggcagtttggctGCAGAGTCTGTGCTGGTACCCACTACACCACACTGTCTCTTTCACAAGAGCTAATACATATATGGGTACATATTGTATGCCAGACACCATTTATGCAAATTCATGAATAATGCTCACAACAAACCCAGGAGATAAGCACTATTGTcacctgcattttacagatgaggaaaccaaggtgcAAGGAAGCTGAGTGGAGGGCACAGGTGCACATCCATGGGGTCTGAGTTCCGAGTTTACTGTCTTAATCATCACGCTATAGCATTCTCAGTAGAGTCAGTGGATGAATAGAATGTTAATCCTGAACTGGCCTTCCATCAGATCCCCAGGAAGGACCATCCACGCACTGAGCCTTCACAAAGCATGCCATTTTCCACGGGGCCTCCCCTAGCCTTGTTCTTGTGGACCAGGGAGCTGGATCCACAGGCTGTTTGCCAGATGGCATTCCAGGGGCCAAGGAAAAAGGGAGGAAGTCTCCAGGTTAATGTTAATGGTTCCTCGGGGTCCAACCTGTCATTGATCCTACACTCATCTAGATAGCACTGCAAGGAATGTGGACCATCAGGCTACAGTCTCCTGGTCACGGACCAAGTCCTGGGTAGACTGGAGAGGAGGCATTTGATGGGTGATTTACAGATATGTACATAGGAATAATGACTCTCAACTTGCAGGGCTATTTTGAACATTGAACAAGCCTGGTGTCTGGGCACAATAGGTGTTTAATTCTGGGAGCCGTTACTACTGCTGTCACTGTGAGAGGGATCTGGCTGCAGCATGTCATCCCACGGGGTGAAAAGCAGGACTGACTCAGCTAATCCAACTGGCTGTGTGGGTGTTCtccctctttaaaaaattttgttttacaatattatGATATATAAATGCACAAAGTCCATAAGCCATAAATAACTgaatattaaaaatcataaagCAAAGCATCATATAATTACTGTCATGTAACAACTACCCAGGTAAAGAAATAGAGTGTCGTCAGCACCTAGAAGACCCCACCTCCATTCCATGGGTCCTTTCCAGGTCACATCCTTACCCGCCCACAGGAGGTGACCTCCATCctttcttaataaataaatgaacaattttattatatatatccccatatttcatgtatatatatctcattttattactcttcactttattgtgcttcacagatattgtgcttttttttacaagttgaaggtttgtggcagccgTGCATTGACCAAGTctctcagcaccatttttcccaacagcatttgttcactttgtgtctctgtgtcacattttggtaattctcactatatttcaagctttttcattattatatttgttatggtgatctgtgatcactgATCTTTAATTTACTGTGGCAAAAAGATTAGGACTTGCTGAAGCTcagatgatagttagcattttttagcaataaagttttttttttatatattgtttttgtgtttttttaaaaaattttttttaaattaattaattaatttatttatggctgtgttgggtcttcgtttctgtgcgagggctttctctagttgtggcaagggggggccactcttcatcgcggtgcgcgggcctctcactatcgtggcctctcttgttgcggagcacaggctccagatgcgcaggctcagtagttgtggctcacgggcctagttgctctgcggcatgtgggatcttcccagaccagggctcgaacccgtgtcccctgcattggcaggcagattctcaaccactgcgccaccagggaagcccagcaataaagtatttttgaattaaggtatgtacattgttttttagacataatgctattgcacacttaatagaacacagtatagtgtaaacataacttttatatgtactgggaaaccaaaaaattcgtgtgactcactttattgtgctaTTCGCTTTATTACAGTAGTCTGGAAcagaacccacaatatctccaaggctatgcctgtatatatatatatatatatatatatatatatatatatatatatatatacacatatatatatatatatatatgtgtatatatatatatatatctcccaaatattattgttttgtctgtatttaaatgttatataaattgaCTCATGTATTCTTTTGAgtcttgtttctttcatttatcatTATGTTTGTAAGATCTGGCCACATTGTTTTTGTAGCAGTGGTATATCTGTTTTCATGGTTATATAGTAGCTCTTTATATGAATATGCTGTGTTTTGTTATCTATTTGTCCTATAGGtggaaactgggtgtggggtaaTTATAGACAATGTTGCTATACACATTCTTGTTTATGTATTGTGTTGACATGAGCTGtaaggtatatacctaggaaggGAATTTCTGGGTCACAAGATATGTTATATCTAACTTTagattctttcttaaaaaaataaatttatttatttatttttggctgcgtttgggtctttgttgctgtgcgtaggctttctctagttgtggcgagcgggggctactcttcattgaggtgcacgggcttctcattgtggtggcttctcttgttgtggagcatgggatctaggtggtcgggcttcagtagttgtggcacgtgggctcagtagttgtggcttgtgggctctagagcacaggttcagtagttgtggcgcacgggctcagttgccctgcagcatgtgagatcttcctggaccagggctcagacctgtgtcgcctgcattggcaggcagattcctaaccactgcgccaccagggaagtccctaactttaATAGAttctgccaaactcttttccaaagtggttataccaaCTTATTCTCTCATCTGTAATTTACAAGAGTCACCATTACTCCACATCTTCAGGGACAGATGGTATTGGTTGTCTTTCAATGTTAGGCAATCTAGTAGGTGTGtaattgtgtttgtgtttttagtttgcatttccccaaCTACTGAAGAAGTTCCTTGTGTATTGTCCATCTGGATTTTTCTttggttcatttttaaattgggttgtttgtcttcttgCTTAATGAATGTTATCCAAATGGATACTTGATTGTCCCAAGTAGCATTTACTGAGAAGAGTGATGTCCTGGAACTCATCAGAGTTGATTGTTAAAATTTTGGAAGTTTTGTGAGCAGACTGTTTAAGTGtgggtagcttgaaatcagccatggtgggagtatttataaCATGGATGTTGGCAAATGCTATAAATCAGGACAGTCATCTACTGCACCAATGGAAAAGACCATCTCTTCCACACTGCCCCACAGTGCCATCTCTGTCAAAAACCCTGTCCATACAcatgtggatttatttctataCTATCTCTTCTgtatcattcttttctttatccCAATGTCAAAGCCATACTGCCTTATAAACTgtggctttataataagtcttcgTATCTGGTACAGCCAAGtcctgtcacctcctcagagtaTCTTCTCATTCTTGGCtctgaacattttaaattttataatcaacttatctagtttttaaagaaaaatctgttgaaattttaATTGAGGTCTCTAGATCAGCTTTGGGAATAAATGCACATTTTTATCCACTTGGGGTTCATTGTGGAAATTACTCATTACTGTGTGATATCAACTGCATATATTTTCCGTAGGTTTGTTATTTGTCATTTGACTTTGGCTACAGTGTTTCTTCCCTTtggagctttatttttttttattttttattttttttaaagaactcctttatttatttatttatttttggctgtggtgggtcttcgtttctgtgcgagggctttctctagttgtggcaagcaggggccactcctcatcgcggtgcgcgggcctctcactgtcgcggcctctcttgttgcggagcacaggctccagacgcgcaggctcagtagttgtggctcacgggcctagttgctctgcggcatgtgggatccttcccagaccagggctcgaacccgtgtttcctgcattggcaggcggactcccaaccactgcgccaccagggaagccctggagctttattttttattagataaAGTTTATCAACTTTTTTCTTCATAGCTTCTAGCACTTATGTCAtaagattaaaaatttaatttaaattttaaaattctctggtgTTTTATTCTATCCTTTAATGATTTTCTTAATCATTAAAATCCAAAgatttaaatctttgatccacCTGTAATTTATActataataaagatttttaaaaatatatatacttttaaaagatgGCTAACCTGTTGTCCCAATATCAATTACTGAACAGTCTATCCCTACTGACATGAAATGTTACCATGATCATAAATGAAATTCCTATAagtatttgggttttttcttggactttctcttttgtttcattaTCTGTTTATAGTATCACTGTTCCATAGGAATATCATGTGAGCCACAAATGCAAGCCAcatcaaaaaaagcaaaaaaaaaccctgagatttattttttaattgaagtatagttgatgtataatattatataaattacaggtgtacaatatagtgattcacaattttaaaaggttatactccacttacagttattataaaatattggctatattctccatgttgtacaatatatccttgtagcttattttatacctaatagtttgtacctcttaatcccctacccctatattgcccatGCACACTTCCTTCTctgcactggtaaccactagtttgttctctgtatctgtgagtctgtttcttttttgttatattcactagtttgttttttctttttagattccacatacaagcgatatcatatagtacttgtctttttctgacttatttcacttaggatgatgccctccaagtccacccatattgctgcaaatggcaaaatttcattcttttttatggctgagtagtatcccattatatatatggaccacatcttctttatcccttcatctgctgatggacacttaggttgcttccataacttgtcaattgtaaataatgctgctatgaacattggtatgcatgtatctttttggattagtgaaattagttttaataatatattttatttaacccattaTAGCCATTATATCACCATGAAATCAATACATAGAAACAATtacatttacattcttttttttcataaaaagccTTTgaaatgttgtatatattttatacttacaacACATCCCAGCTTGGACTAGCCATATTTCCAGTGTAATGAGCTAGTGACTACCCTCTTAGGTAGCTCAGGTCAATATCTTTGTTAAGGCAGGTCTAGAGTAGCCTTGGCTCTGTGGCTAGTTCTATTACTAAGATCTGGCCCTTCCAGGGTTGGTTCAATGAGGTCTCTTCACTCACTGGTTGGAACTTCAGCATCTCCCAGCTCTTTGGGACCTTGGGAATTGTCTGGATTACAGTGCCAGCATTTGTTCTTCCCTCAGTAGTCATACTTTGCCAGCTCCTGGAGTCTCACCTCCACATGTCCACTCAGGATTCTGCCAAAGACTCAAGAGAACCTCTGTATGGATTTCTGCCACTCTTTCTGTGCCCCTCCGTCCTTTCAGTGTTCTGCTCTGTGAAGTCCCGTAGCCTCTGCTTCCTGCGCTCCAATCTGCCTCTTCAACTCAGCAAGATTAACCATGTTCTGCTTCGAGTCCCTCCCTGCATCATTGTCTGGAAAGTTCCTCCAGGCAGCAAGTGTGGGTGATCACCTCGTGAGTCTCTCTTCTCTGAGGGGCTCACATCTGTGCTGTGGGAGTTGGGAGTCACAGGCTCCCATTCCGATTCTAGTCATTCTTGATGGCTAGtcctacttaaaaaaaagttttgagattATTTATTAGCTCTATTTAGTTCTTTCGTAATTCCTTTGATCTTTTATTAATCCCTTCttgttttccttaattttattctttttataacttCTCTTATTGTTATTCTTTCCTGTTTATTAGAATAAATATTTAGGGCTCTGAATTTTTCTCTGAGAACTCCTTTAGCTATTTCCTACAGGTTCCGATAGGCAGTCTTTTTGTGGTCATTATTCTCTAGATACTTTGCAAATTTGGTTTTGGCTTTCTTTTGAGATGGTGGAGTTTTATGTTTCACTTTTCTGGTTCTGTTATGACTTGTTAGTTATATTGCATTATAAGTAAAGTTATCTACACTGTTTATAAGTTTTGAAAGTTATTGAAGTTCTCTTTATAGCTTAGAGTATAGTCACTATGATTTTACCATGAACCTTTGTAAACAAGGTGTTATTCACTTTTTAGGGtattattgattttaaatgagtaaatgtgAATTTGAgcatacaaaataaatttaaatttacaaaaatacaatatgtatgtatatgtaagtgtgtgtgtttgtatgtatatgtgttttgtttttttttaaactttgggtgccAATGtaagattttattataaaaattagtgCTTAAAAAATGTGTGAAAGCCACTAGCCTAGAAGACCCCAAAGGTCACCTGGAATGTGTAAAATGTGAATATAAATTTGTGTAGACACGAAAATGACCCTTGAGTAGAGCTGATATCAAAGAGTACCTCAAGTATTCCTTCCTCTCACTTTTCATtacttttcttcctcccctcctccccgcatACAATATGCTAATAAAAAATCTAGATTACACAGAGCCAGGCAAGGTGTTATACTAGTCTCTTATCAACAAGTGAGAGCACGTTAAACACTTTTTAATTGGTCTTAGGAAAAGCAAAGGCGAAATGGAAATTCAATTCTCCTGGACCTTTGTTCAAAATGCATTTTTCCGTCTCTACTGTAAGGAGCGAATTTTAATGAGCTTGATTCTCACCATTTGGCCATGCATTTGTAATCCTTGTTCACactttgtgaaagaaaaaaaatttgatgaaagaaattggacAATAATGGAAATCTTGTCTGAGCAGAACAAATTGGAATTACCAAATACATTGCAGGATGACTGGCATGCCGcagctggggagaggagaagCATCAGAACTGGTGACTTAAAAAAAGTCTCTCTCCCCAAAATGCCACTATCAGCCTGACAACAGTCTTGTCCTGCACAGAGAGATAGCATTCCAGAGTGGAgagggctttggagccagacagacctgggtttgaagccTGCCCCCAACCTTTAATGGTAGGTCACTTAATTTTCCttatcctcagtttcttcatctgtataatggggtaATAATGTCCACCTTGCAGCCTTGTGAGGACTGAAAGAAATGAATTATGGGAAAGTGCCTGGCACGTAATAGGGGCTCAGAGAATGACCACGAGGAGAATTTCAAAGGAAGAATCAGTGGCAGGGCTGAGGAAGATGGGTGAGGTTCCtggcttgtttcctctttagaaGAAAgaagtgggcagggccagggatGTGTTTgtatgctggtggtggtggtggggtcttCCTAGCCCTTCTTCTTAGTCACTCTGGTACAGCAAATAACCAGTCAGGGCCTTTTGCAGAGGAGTCCACTCAGGATTCTAATCTGTAGTTACGAAAGCTCCAAGAGTCCATGCTTACCCTGTGAGCTTTGTGCGGCCCCTATATGGCAATTGAGGTCATGTAGCTAAGCACAGTTCACCAATGAGGCAATGAGTTAAGAGCTCACCAATGAGGCAATGAGTTAAGAGTTTCTCCGCCAGCAAGTAGGTCAAGTAGCACAaacggtggggggaaggggggttggCCAAACGTACTATTTAGGGCTCTGTGGAGTAgtatcagaaagggaaaagagagattTCTTGGCCTTAGAGCTTGTAATTtaacagagaagggagagaaaaaatagCTATAGCCACCTAGGGTGCTAACTGTAAAGATCCAGTGGccatacaacttttttttttccctcggAGACAGTGTCAAAATCAAACATTCGCCGAGGGCCTCAAACCACATGCCCAGGGTTGGGTTCAGAAAATACAGTCCCTGTTTCTCTTCGTGTATCGTTCTGGACTCAGCTCCGGAGCACCTTCTGTGCTCCCAGAATTCCCTCCCTGTTAGGAGTGTAGGTATACCCAGGGTTTGACGGATCTGGGTTTTCAAGTCCCTCACTCACTTTATTATGGCCTTGAGGAAGCGCCTATTCTCTGGacacctcagttttttcatctttaaaacgaTCACATCACAGGGCAGTGGCTGTGATAATTTAAGGATGCTTTTTTGGACAGGTCTGTGCTACACCCTCAGGATGAACGGACGAAGAGGTTCCAGTTTCTTCCTTCaaggcagtggttctccaccTGGGGCAGTTTTGCCCCCTCAGAGGACAACTGGCAACGTCTGGACACATTCTGGCTGTCGCTATTCAGCGTGGGACATGAAGATGCTAAATATTCTACAATGCATAGGACAGCCCCCTACCTCCTCCGGCAAAATTCCTTCTGATTTTAGAATTAGAAGATGAAGATGGGCCCACTAGAGGTTTTCCTCTTCTGAGAAGAGGGAAAATATCATGATCCTTATCGCCATGTTTACCCCCTCCTACTGCCCTTGATGTCCTGGTCGCAGCTCCCTGGGAGGACGCGCTTCCCACCAGGGGCAACCTGGCGGATGGTACCACCCTCATCCATATACATGTCCCCAGTTAAGGACTTCCCGCTGCTGCCGCCGGGAGAGGGGCCTGAGCTGTGGAGTGAAACTGAAAGGAGGGAGCCCGCGCTCCTCGGGTCCTTCGGCAGGAAGGTGAGGCAGGCCCTGCGCAGAACGCCCGGGAGGCTTTGGGGAGATGCAGGGCTTCTCTGGGAACCTAGTAGCCTGCTTGGGGGCGACTTCCTGGAACAGCGGCTCTAGCCAGCGCACAGCCTGACCGTCCAGTGCCAACACCCCAGGGCCCGACGGCAGGGCATCAAGGAGGCGAAAGCCTGCTGGCTGCGCCAGGGCGGCCCAGCCTACTGGCCAGCGACCGAGGCGGGCGCCCGGGTCCACCGTCCCCCGCCCCCCAAGCGGGCCGTGGTGGCCCAAACCTTCGAAGGGAccccagggcaggagggagcagcTTGGTCTTTCCCCGCCTAAGCCCGGGAGCGCACTCCAGCTCCCCCCCGGCTGCGCCTCCCCGCGGTGGGATGCGCGCGGGACCGGACGGCGACGCTGACTCGGCGGCGGCCGCGTGGGCGGCGGGGGAGATGGGGCCACCCGTCGCCCCGTGCTCCGGGGCCAAGATCTGGTGTCGGGACCATGTGTGTGAGCCGAGCACGCCCCCGCTGGGCTGGGTCTGCGGCCGGGAGCTCAGGCGGCGGCGGTTAATGATTAATCGCTGACCACCCCGCCTCCAGCCGTTCGGGAGCGTGCGCTCCCGGAGGGTGGGTTTGGCGCGCCAGGGCCAGGCAGCCGGGAAGGGAGCGCCCgggacagagaagggaagggCCTGCGCGCTGGGGCCTGCGGGCTGACTGGCTGCAGCGAGATTGGAACCTCCTTCCTCCGCGCTCTCCCCGCCTCGCCCAGACACACACCCCCCAAACCCCACCCTCGGCCGCCTCCAGCCTCGGCTAGGTTGGGCTGCTCCGGGAAGTTTCCGTGAAAGCGCCCGAAAGCCTCTTACCTTTTCCAGGTGAGCTCGGAAAAGCCCCGCACCCACGCTAGTGAGTTGCGGCGGAGAACTTCGGGCCgcgcagggaggaggaaggggagttCAGAAGGTCTTTGGACGCCGCGGCCTGGCCGGCTGTCTTCCTCATGGCTTCGCCCAGCCGTCCTGGCAGTGACTGCTCCCATGTCATCGATCACAGCCACGTTCCCGGGTTCGAGGTGGCCTCCTGGATCAAAATCACCCTCATCCTGGTGTACCTGGCCATCTTCGTGGTGGGCATCCTGGGGAATAGCGTCACCATTCGGGTCACCCAGGTGCTGCAGAAGAAGGGCTACCTGCAGAAGGAGGTGACGGATCACATGGTGAGCCTGGCTTGCTCCGACATCCTGGTCTTCCTCGTCGGCATGCCCGTGGAGTTCTACAGCATCATCTGGAATCCCCTGACCAAGCCCAGCTACACCGTGCCCTGCAAGCTTCACACGTTCCTCTTCGAGGCCTGCAGCTACGCCACGCTGCTGCACGTGCTGACGCTCAGCTTCGAGCGCTACATCGCCATCTGCCACCCCTTCCGGTACAAGGCCATGTCGGGGCCCTGCCAGGTGAAGCTGCTGATTGCCTTCGTCTGGGTCACCTCCGCCCTGGTGGCGTTGCCTTTGCTTTTTGCCATGGGAGTCGAGTACCCCTTGGTGAACGTGCCCAGTCACCGCGGTCTCACGTGCAACCGCTCCCGTACCCGCCACCACGAGCAACCGGAGAGCTCCAACATGTCCATCTGTACCAACCTGTCCAGCCGCTGGACCGTGTTCCAGTCCAGCATCTTCGGTGCCTTCGTCATCTACCTCGTGGTCCTGTTCTCCGTGGCCTTCATGTGCTGGAGTATGATGCGGGCGCTCACGAGGAGTAAGCAGGGCACGCTGGCCGCCCAGGGGCAGCAGCTGCAGGGCAGGAAGTCGGAGAGCGAAGAGAGCAGGAGCGCCCGGAGGCAGACCATCATCTTCCTGAGTGAGTCCTGGGTGGAGGGCCTCCTGGGAGCcgccctcacccccccacccccacccccaccccgtcacCGCCTGCGGTCCTCTAAACTCGAGTCTTGCCTTGAGAGTGTGAACCTCAGTTCGTTGAGACTGAAGAGGCATGGATCTGAGCCTCTGCAtgtttcttctctctgctttggGGACTTGGGTTATGGTCAAAAGAGCACTAGCCCAACAGTCAGAAGGGCTGGGTATGTTCCGCAGTGGCGGCTGTGCGATGGCTGGCCAAGTCACAAAATAGCCTGGGTAAAATGGAGGTAACACTGAGAAATGTGAGGGTCCAGTTAGGTAATATGGGACAGGTGAAAGTCCTTTGAGAAGGACCCAGTTCTGTGAAGATGGAAGGCAGCATCCTTATCTAGCCCATCTTTATCCTGGAGAACCTTTCTCAGGCAATTAGATCGTGTTCCCATGTTTCTCCTCCTTTGTAGAAACGAGGCTGTCGGGAACACACACAGGCTGGGACTCTAGTCCCCCAAAGTGATTTCCTACCCAAGTCTTAAGAAACTGGAGCTCTCAGACACACACTCCCCAAGGTAGTGCTGGCATGTTTGCCCTGGTGGATCTGTTTCTTAACACAGAAACATGGCTGGACCGGCTGGCTTGTTTGTCTGATTCAGAAAATCTGGCTTCACAGATTTCCTGACACTTGATTGATCATCCCAAATACCAGTTCCCTTGCAGAGAACTCGCTTTGTTTTCCAAACTTTTCTTGTGATGCAGATATTTGAAGTCAGAtcctcctgtgtgccaggaagGAAGGGGTCCATGATCAGTAGCCCCCCAAGGCCTCAGAAGAGGGGCCTGGTGGGCTTTCGTGGAGACACACCAAGTGTACTGGagcaaagagtttttaaaaatgtcttgtagcggaaaaaagaaaaagatatccttgtgggtgtgtgtgagtcAAGGGGGAGCTGTTAGGGCAATGTTTCCCCTTTTCCCCAGCTCCCTTTCCAGTGTGgcatcagagaaggaataaatcaTGGTGCTGTTTGTTTTGGTGTGGGAAACCTGAGAAACAGGTTCTAGGGCAAGAAGTTAGGAAAGAAAATTGGAAGGCACttgaagagaaatggaaagaactgGGTATTGTCCCAGCCATGCCTCTGGCTTCTGGTGTGTCCCTACAACTGACCTGACTTGACTCTGGGTCTGTGCGGAATGACAGGAGGGCGTTTGCGGTGTGGGGGTGCCGACTTTGCATCAGGCACTGTGCTCTTGgcttatatttccatttcatagaGGAGCAATTTCAGGCTTAGAGAAGACCTAGTTCAAATGCACTCAGGTGCAGCTCCCAGATTCTAACCTTGGTTCTCAgcgtgttaccgagtccaagctcacaCTGCTGGCCGCACAGCAGGACAGTAAATTGAGAGACGACGTGTTGGGGCCAGGAAtaatgactttattcagaaagccagcagagcGAGAAGATGGTGAACTAgggtcccaaagaaccatcttacctgagTTAAGAGTTCAAACTTCTTTTATATttaagggggagggggtgtggctcaTTGTTGCACACTTCTTGGTgccggaatcctttgttcttgcagctgtacATGTAGGTCAGGTCAggatgttcctataaacctccaacaagacagatgttattctctgttctgcaactttttatctctatatgaatggaaacaTGTTATATCTTGAAAGGTCTGAGCCTGGAGAGTGGGccatcctgtatatttcaggctgtaGGCAACATTCTTGtggcaaaagcaatagaatacaaaggttaaagtaaaggAAACAGATCCAagatggagtcagatttgttctttgcCATTACAAGGGCAGGGAAATGAGTGGCTGCCTGTGGCTTTTTCACAGGCTCAtggggaaaggaaaatgaaataaagcaggacTTTGATAAGGTGTTGCAGCCTTTCTGGAAATTGGAGTAAGGCGGCTGTACCAGGTGACATTGTCTAGGGACTTAGGAAGGGCACCCAGCCCAACTCAATCTCTCTTGCCCATTGGCTTCTGCCCAAAATATTCCAGGAAGAAACGGACATTGGATTTGCTTGAACATCTGTTGAAAGACTAGTTCTTCTTTCCGCCATATACCCTTAggcatattttaaacttttagcaGTAATTTATACTTTAGTATgaatgaatttccttttttttttttttaaatctcccacCCTAATTTAGGAATTAAGACTGCATTTgaccaaggaaaaaaataattgattcatcttttttttttttaatgatagatgaagcttttttttttttaattaattaatttatttatttatttttgactgtgttgggtctttgtttctgtgcgagggctttctctagttgcagcgagtgggggccactcttaatcgcggtgcgcgggcctctcactgtcgcggcctctcttgttgtggagcacaggctccagacgcgcaggctcagtagttgtggctcacgggcccagttgctccgtggcatgtgggatcttcc encodes the following:
- the GPR39 gene encoding G-protein coupled receptor 39; this translates as MASPSRPGSDCSHVIDHSHVPGFEVASWIKITLILVYLAIFVVGILGNSVTIRVTQVLQKKGYLQKEVTDHMVSLACSDILVFLVGMPVEFYSIIWNPLTKPSYTVPCKLHTFLFEACSYATLLHVLTLSFERYIAICHPFRYKAMSGPCQVKLLIAFVWVTSALVALPLLFAMGVEYPLVNVPSHRGLTCNRSRTRHHEQPESSNMSICTNLSSRWTVFQSSIFGAFVIYLVVLFSVAFMCWSMMRALTRSKQGTLAAQGQQLQGRKSESEESRSARRQTIIFLRLIVVMLAVCWMPNQVRRIMAAAKPKHDWTKSYFQAYMILLPFSDTFFYLSSVVNPLLYNVSSQQFRSVFGQVLRCRLTLPHANQEKRLRAHVASTVDSARLARRPLIFLASRPNASARRTDKVFLSTLQSEAKPDSKPQQVSRESPDPNSEVTPANPATENGFQEHEV